In Notamacropus eugenii isolate mMacEug1 chromosome 1, mMacEug1.pri_v2, whole genome shotgun sequence, one genomic interval encodes:
- the LOC140518356 gene encoding olfactory receptor 2D2-like → MGQTNKTWVTEFLLLGLTDDPQTQLLLFVAFLVVYLVTVLGNLLLISLVLTDSQLHIAMYFFLCNLSTADLCFSTTIVPQALVHMISRRKFISFMGCAAQLLFILLFGCTECALLAVMSYDRYLAICDPMHYPLVMTWKVCIQFALGCWVSGILVSMVDTAFTLQPPYQGENRIPHFFCEPPALLALASADTHSSQMAIFLMGVVILLAPVTLILVSYGCIIVTVVRMKKTSGRLKAFSTCGSHLLVVIFFYGSAIISYMTPKTAKEQGKLVSVFSAVITPMLNPLIYSLKNKDVKRALRNAVIKGPPGRF, encoded by the coding sequence atggGCCAAACTAATAAGACCTGGGTAACAGAATTCCTCCTCCTTGGACTTACTGATGACCCTCAGACCCAGTTGCTGCTCTTTGTAGCATTCCTGGTGGTCTACTTGGTTACTGTGCTTGGGAACCTGCTCCTCATCTCCCTGGTTCTAACTGACTCACAGCTTCATATAGCCATGTACTTTTTTCTGTGCAACTTGTCTACAGCTGACCTCTGTTTCTCTACTACCATTGTTCCCCAAGCCCTAGTCCATATGATTTCCAGGAGAAAGTTCATTTCCTTCATGGGCTGTGCAGCTCAGCTTCTTTTCATCCTCCTTTTTGGATGTACAGAATGTGCATTGTTAGCTGTGATGTCCTATGACAGGTACTTAGCTATTTGTGACCCCATGCACTATCCTCTCGTCATGACATGGAAGGTGTGTATCCAGTTTGCCTTAGGATGCTGGGTCAGTGGCATACTAGTGTCCATGGTGGATACAGCATTCACACTACAACCTCCATATCAGGGAGAAAATAGGATCCCTCATTTCTTTTGTGAGCCCCCAGCTCTCCTAGCCCTGGCATCTGCAGATACCCATAGCTCACAGATGGCCATTTTCCTCATGGGTGTGGTGATTCTTCTTGCACCTGTGACCCTGATCTTGGTCTCCTATGGATGTATAATAGTGACTGTGGTCAGAATGAAGAAAACCTCAGGGAGACTCAAAGCATTCTCCACCTGTGGCTCCCACCTTCTTGTTGTTATCTTTTTTTATGGGTCAGCCATAATTTCCTATATGACACCCAAGACTGCTAAGGAACAAGGCAAGCTGGTGTCTGTGTTCTCTGCAGTGATAACCCCCATGCTTAATCCCCTCATCTACAGCTTAAAGAATAAAGATGTGAAGAGGGCACTCAGAAATGCAGTTATTAAGGGACCACCAGGGAGATTCTGA
- the LOC140526722 gene encoding olfactory receptor 2D2-like, which translates to MGQTNQSWVTEFLFLGLSDDPQTQLLLFILFLVIYLITALGNLLLIIVVLTDSKLQMPMYFFLCNLSVADLCFSTSIVPQALVHMLTRRKFISFMSCAAQLFLFLIFGCAGCALLSVMSYDRYLAICDPMHYPLIMTRRVCIKLALGCWVCGVLVSVVDTTFTLQVPYRGDNKIAHFFCEAPALLALGSADTHTAETVIFIMGVVILLAPVCLILVSYGSIVVTVVRMKTTSGRLKAFSTCGSHLIAVAIFYASAIMTYMTPKSSKEQGKLVSIFYAVIAPMFNPLIYSLRNKEVKRAFSNTIIKRQPCKL; encoded by the coding sequence atgggtcAGACCAACCAGAGCTGGGTGACAGAATTCTTATTCCTGGGACTTTCTGATGACCCTCAAACTCAGCTTCTACTCTTCATATTGTTCCTGGTCATCTACTTGATTACTGCGCTTGGAAACCTGCTTCTCATCATCGTGGTTCTGACTGATTCAAAGCTCCAAATGCCCATGTACTTTTTTCTGTGCAACTTATCTGTGGCTGACCTCTGCTTCTCTACCAGTATTGTTCCCCAAGCCCTGGTCCATATGCTGACCAGGAGAAAGTTCATTTCTTTCATGAGTTGTGCAGCTCAGcttttcttattccttatttttGGATGTGCAGGGTGTGCACTGTTATCTGTGATGTCCTATGATCGGTACTTGGCCATCTGTGATCCCATGCATTACCCTCTCATAATGACAAGAAGGGTGTGTATCAAGTTGGCTTTGGGCTGCTGGGTATGTGGTGTTCTAGTGTCAGTAGTGGACACAACATTTACACTACAAGTTCCCTATAGAGGAGACAACAAGATTGCTCATTTCTTTTGTGAGGCCCCAGCTCTCCTGGCTCTGGGATCTGCAGACACCCACACAGCAGAGACAGTCATTTTCATAATGGGTGTGGTGATTCTTCTTGCACCAGTATGCCTGATCCTGGTCTCCTATGGCTCTATTGTAGTTACTGTGGTCAGGATGAAGACAACCTCAGGGAGACTCAAGGCATTCTCCACTTGTGGATCTCATCTCATTGCAGTTGCCATTTTTTACGCATCAGCCATCATGACCTATATGACACCCAAGTCCTCTAAGGAGCAAGGGAAATTGGTGTCTATTTTCTATGCTGTGATAGCTCCTATGTTTAATCCCCTCATCTACAGCCTGAGGAACAAAGAAGTAAAGAGGGCATTCAGTAACACCATCATCAAAAGACAGCCTTGCAAACTTTGA